In Meleagris gallopavo isolate NT-WF06-2002-E0010 breed Aviagen turkey brand Nicholas breeding stock chromosome 5, Turkey_5.1, whole genome shotgun sequence, a single window of DNA contains:
- the LOC104911037 gene encoding solute carrier family 22 member 18-like: MSTMSGKNSPEGEERAGRMKSESWGQSNAAGEVRRGQVFLAAYLIVTLELTFLFMQFGVMPYLAKNLGLDSVGFGYLQTTFGVLQLVGGPIFGRFADQFGNRAALALSCASASAFFLLLSISTSIPILFLSRLPSVFMHGLPGAQKVITDLTAPSERAAALGKLGLCFGVGIIIGSALGGVLSTKFG; this comes from the exons ATGAGCACAATGAGTGGAAAAAACAGCCCAGAGGGTGAAGAAAGAGCTGGGAGGATGAAGAGTGAGAGCTGGGGGCAGAGCAACGCCGCGGGAGAGGTCAGGAGGGGCCAGGTGTTCCTTGCTGCCTACCTGATAGTAACCCTGGAGCTGACCTTTCTGTTCATGCAGTTTGGAGTCATGCCT taCTTGGCAAAGAACCTGGGTTTGGATTCGGTGGGGTTTGGGTACCTCCAGACAACCTTTGGTGTCCTCCAGCTCGTGGGAGGTCCCATTTTTGGAAG GTTTGCAGATCAGTTTGGCAACAGAGCTGCCTTAGCTCTCTCCTGTGCATCTGCGAGTGCCTTCTTTCTGCTCCTGTCCATCTCCACCAGCATCCCCATCCTCTTTCTCTCCAGGCTACCATCAGTGTTCATGCATGGGTTGCCAG GTGCTCAGAAAGTCATCACAGACCTGACGGCTCCTTCTGAACGTGCTGCTGCCTTGGGGAAGCTGGGTCTTTGCTTTGGAGTAGGAATCATCATCGGCTCTGCCCTGGGAGGGGTCCTCTCCACCAAATTTGGGTGA